In Citrobacter sp. RHB25-C09, the following proteins share a genomic window:
- the lpxK gene encoding tetraacyldisaccharide 4'-kinase — MIARIWSGESPLWRLLLPLSWLYGLVSSAIRLCYRLGLKRTWRAPVPVVVVGNLTAGGNGKTPVVIWLVEQLQQRGIRVGVVSRGYGGKAASYPLLLNPDTTTAEAGDEPVLIYRRTGVPVAVSPVRADAVRAILDSYDVQIIVTDDGLQHYQLARDIEIVVVDGVRRFGNGWWLPAGPMRERAGRLATVDAVIVNGGVPQAGEIPMRLEPGQAVNLRTGERCSVKHLQNVVAMAGIGHPPRFFATLEACGVHPQKCVPLADHQALTQEDVRALLHHGQTLIMTEKDAVKCRSFAEDNWWYLPVDAHLSGTEPEALLAKLVSLTR, encoded by the coding sequence ATGATCGCACGCATCTGGTCCGGTGAATCGCCCCTGTGGCGACTATTGTTGCCACTCTCCTGGCTGTATGGTCTGGTGAGCAGCGCGATCCGCCTGTGCTATCGTCTTGGCTTAAAACGCACATGGCGAGCCCCGGTTCCGGTGGTGGTGGTCGGCAATCTGACCGCGGGCGGTAACGGAAAAACCCCAGTCGTCATCTGGCTGGTGGAGCAATTGCAACAACGGGGTATACGCGTTGGTGTTGTCTCCCGTGGTTATGGTGGAAAAGCCGCGTCGTATCCGTTGCTACTGAACCCGGATACGACTACCGCTGAGGCTGGCGATGAACCGGTCCTGATTTATCGGCGCACAGGTGTACCGGTGGCGGTATCCCCTGTACGTGCTGACGCGGTCAGGGCAATCCTTGACAGCTATGATGTGCAAATTATTGTCACTGATGATGGCCTACAGCACTATCAACTGGCACGTGATATCGAGATTGTGGTAGTTGATGGCGTCAGGCGCTTCGGTAACGGCTGGTGGTTGCCTGCGGGGCCGATGCGTGAACGTGCCGGGCGTCTGGCGACAGTGGACGCAGTGATTGTTAACGGTGGTGTACCGCAGGCCGGGGAAATCCCGATGCGCCTGGAGCCCGGGCAGGCCGTTAATTTACGGACTGGCGAGCGTTGCAGCGTTAAGCACCTGCAAAATGTGGTGGCGATGGCCGGAATTGGTCATCCTCCGCGTTTTTTTGCCACCCTTGAAGCCTGCGGCGTACATCCGCAAAAATGTGTACCGCTGGCGGATCACCAGGCGCTCACTCAGGAGGATGTCCGCGCATTGCTACATCACGGGCAAACGCTGATCATGACGGAAAAAGACGCCGTTAAATGTCGCTCATTTGCAGAAGATAACTGGTGGTATCTCCCTGTCGATGCCCATCTGTCAGGGACAGAGCCTGAGGCATTACTTGCTAAACTGGTCTCGCTGACGCGTTGA
- the ycaR gene encoding protein YcaR has product MDHRLLEIIACPVCNGKLWYNQEKQELICKPDNLAFPLREGIPVLLETEARTLTADERKS; this is encoded by the coding sequence ATGGATCATCGTCTGCTTGAAATCATTGCCTGCCCGGTTTGTAACGGGAAACTCTGGTATAACCAGGAAAAACAAGAGCTGATTTGCAAACCGGATAACCTTGCATTTCCCCTGCGCGAAGGGATTCCCGTATTACTGGAAACCGAAGCGCGCACTTTGACTGCTGACGAGCGTAAATCATGA
- the cmoM gene encoding tRNA uridine 5-oxyacetic acid(34) methyltransferase CmoM, whose protein sequence is MRDRNFDDIAEKFSRNIYGTTKGQLRQAILWQDLDLLLAESGTQKLRVLDAGGGEGQTAIKMAERGHHVTLCDLSAEMIDRAKQAAEAKGVSENMHFIQCAAQDVASHLESPVDLILFHAVLEWVAEPVGVLETLWSVLRPGGALSLMFYNANGLLMHNMVAGNFDYVQVGMPKRKKRTLSPDYPREPNQVYQWLEQIGWQITGKTGVRVFHDYLREKHQQRECYEMLLELESRYCRLEPYISLGRYIHVTARKPQMEG, encoded by the coding sequence ATGCGGGATCGCAATTTTGATGACATTGCTGAAAAGTTTTCCCGTAATATTTACGGCACGACCAAAGGTCAGCTTAGACAAGCGATTCTGTGGCAGGATCTTGACCTCTTGCTGGCGGAGTCTGGAACGCAGAAATTACGCGTACTGGATGCCGGTGGCGGTGAAGGACAGACGGCGATCAAAATGGCGGAGCGCGGTCATCACGTGACGCTGTGCGATCTATCCGCTGAAATGATTGACCGTGCGAAGCAGGCGGCAGAGGCAAAAGGTGTGAGCGAGAACATGCATTTTATACAATGCGCCGCTCAGGACGTTGCTTCGCATTTGGAAAGCCCCGTTGATCTGATATTGTTTCACGCTGTGCTGGAGTGGGTGGCAGAGCCGGTTGGCGTGTTAGAAACCCTGTGGTCGGTATTGCGTCCCGGCGGTGCGCTGTCGTTAATGTTCTACAATGCCAACGGCCTGTTGATGCACAACATGGTGGCGGGAAACTTTGACTACGTGCAGGTAGGGATGCCGAAACGTAAGAAACGGACATTGTCGCCTGACTACCCACGAGAGCCAAATCAGGTTTACCAGTGGCTGGAACAGATTGGCTGGCAGATAACCGGGAAAACCGGGGTGCGTGTGTTTCACGACTATCTGCGTGAAAAACATCAGCAACGTGAATGTTATGAGATGCTACTTGAATTAGAATCGCGGTATTGTCGTCTTGAGCCGTATATCAGCCTGGGTCGCTATATTCACGTCACTGCACGTAAACCGCAGATGGAAGGATAA
- a CDS encoding YcbJ family phosphotransferase, translating to MEQLRAELSHLLGEKLSRIECVNEKVDTALWSLYDSNGHPMPLMAQSFTAPGIAQQLAWKTTMLARSGTVRMPVIYGVMTHEEHPGPDVLLLERMRGVPVEAPARTPERWEQLKDQIVEGLLAWHRQDSRGCVGAVDNTQENIWPSWYRQRVEVLWTTLNQFNNTGLTMQDKRILFRTRECLPALFDGFYDNAVLIHGNFSLRSMLKDPRSDQLLAMVGPGVMLWAPREYELFRLVDNALAESLLWHYLQRAPVAESFIWRRWLYVLWDEVAQLVNTGRFNRDHFDLAAKSLLPWLA from the coding sequence ATGGAACAGCTGCGTGCCGAATTAAGTCATTTACTGGGTGAAAAACTCAGCCGTATAGAGTGTGTGAATGAGAAGGTCGATACGGCACTGTGGTCGCTCTATGACAGCAATGGCCATCCGATGCCATTGATGGCGCAAAGCTTTACTGCGCCAGGTATTGCTCAACAGCTTGCATGGAAAACCACCATGCTGGCACGCAGCGGCACGGTACGTATGCCGGTAATCTACGGTGTAATGACTCATGAAGAGCATCCAGGGCCGGATGTTCTGCTACTGGAGCGTATGCGCGGTGTCCCGGTTGAGGCTCCGGCCCGGACGCCAGAACGCTGGGAGCAGTTAAAAGATCAAATTGTGGAAGGTTTGCTGGCCTGGCACCGTCAGGATAGTCGGGGATGTGTCGGCGCGGTAGATAATACCCAGGAGAATATCTGGCCTTCCTGGTATCGGCAACGCGTTGAAGTTCTGTGGACGACGCTAAATCAGTTCAACAATACGGGGCTGACGATGCAGGATAAACGGATCCTATTTCGCACGCGTGAATGTCTGCCCGCGTTGTTTGACGGGTTTTACGACAATGCGGTACTGATTCACGGCAATTTCAGCCTCCGTAGCATGTTAAAAGATCCCCGAAGCGATCAGCTTCTGGCTATGGTTGGGCCTGGCGTCATGCTCTGGGCTCCCAGAGAATATGAACTGTTTCGGCTGGTGGATAATGCGCTGGCGGAAAGTTTGCTCTGGCATTATCTGCAACGCGCGCCAGTGGCGGAGTCATTCATCTGGCGGCGTTGGTTGTATGTGTTATGGGACGAAGTGGCGCAACTGGTGAATACCGGGCGTTTCAACCGTGACCACTTCGACCTCGCGGCAAAATCACTCCTCCCCTGGCTCGCCTGA
- the msbA gene encoding lipid A ABC transporter ATP-binding protein/permease MsbA, whose amino-acid sequence MHNDKDLSTWQTFRRLWPTIAPFKSGLIVAGIALILNAASDTFMLSLLKPLLDDGFGKTDRSVLLWMPLVVIGLMILRGITSYISSYCISWVSGKVVMTMRRRLFGHMMGMPVSFFDKQSTGTLLSRITYDSEQVASSSSGALITVVREGASIIGLFIMMFYYSWQLSIILVVLAPIVSIAIRVVSKRFRAISKNMQNTMGQVTTSAEQMLKGHKEVLIFGGQEVETKRFDKVSNKMRLQGMKMVSASSISDPIIQLIASLALAFVLYAASFPSVMESLTAGTITVVFSSMIALMRPLKSLTNVNAQFQRGMAACQTLFAILDSEQEKDEGKRVIERATGDLEFRDVTFTYPGREVPALRNINLNIPAGKTVALVGRSGSGKSTIASLITRFYDVNGGQILMDGHDLREYTLASLRNQVALVSQNVHLFNDTVANNIAYARNEQYTREQIEEAARMAYAMDFINKMDDGLDTVIGENGVLLSGGQRQRIAIARALLRNSPILILDEATSALDTESERAIQAALDELQKNRTSLVIAHRLSTIEQADEIVVVEDGLIVERGTHQALLEHRGVYAQLHKMQFGQ is encoded by the coding sequence ATGCATAACGATAAAGATCTCTCTACGTGGCAGACGTTTCGCCGACTGTGGCCAACCATTGCGCCTTTCAAATCGGGTCTGATCGTGGCGGGTATAGCGTTAATCCTCAACGCGGCCAGCGATACCTTCATGTTATCGCTCCTCAAACCGTTACTGGATGATGGTTTTGGTAAAACGGATCGCTCAGTGCTGCTTTGGATGCCACTGGTGGTTATTGGGCTAATGATCTTACGCGGTATCACTAGCTATATTTCGAGCTACTGCATTTCCTGGGTATCGGGAAAGGTCGTCATGACCATGCGTCGTCGTCTGTTTGGTCATATGATGGGAATGCCTGTCTCTTTCTTTGATAAGCAGTCCACAGGGACACTGCTTTCACGTATCACCTACGATTCAGAACAGGTCGCCTCATCCTCTTCCGGCGCGCTGATTACCGTTGTGCGTGAAGGGGCGTCGATTATCGGCCTGTTCATCATGATGTTTTACTACAGCTGGCAGTTGTCGATAATCCTGGTTGTACTGGCGCCTATCGTGTCGATTGCGATTCGTGTTGTCTCCAAACGCTTCCGCGCGATCAGCAAAAATATGCAGAACACGATGGGGCAGGTGACGACCAGTGCTGAGCAAATGCTGAAAGGGCACAAAGAGGTGCTGATCTTTGGCGGTCAGGAAGTCGAAACCAAACGCTTTGATAAGGTCAGCAACAAAATGCGTTTGCAGGGAATGAAGATGGTTTCTGCGTCTTCGATCTCTGACCCGATCATTCAGCTCATTGCCTCTCTGGCGCTGGCGTTTGTGCTGTATGCCGCGAGCTTCCCAAGCGTTATGGAAAGCCTGACAGCGGGTACTATCACCGTGGTCTTCTCTTCTATGATTGCCCTGATGCGTCCGCTGAAGTCACTGACCAACGTCAACGCGCAGTTCCAGCGCGGTATGGCCGCCTGCCAGACGCTGTTTGCCATTCTTGATAGTGAACAGGAGAAGGATGAAGGTAAACGCGTGATTGAGCGCGCTACCGGCGATCTGGAATTCCGTGATGTGACCTTTACCTATCCGGGGCGTGAAGTGCCGGCGCTGCGCAATATCAACCTGAATATTCCAGCAGGGAAAACCGTTGCGCTGGTTGGCCGTTCAGGGTCTGGTAAATCGACCATCGCAAGCCTCATTACCCGCTTCTATGATGTTAATGGCGGTCAAATCCTGATGGATGGTCACGATCTGCGTGAATATACCCTGGCCTCGTTGCGTAACCAGGTTGCGCTGGTTTCCCAGAATGTGCATCTGTTCAACGACACCGTAGCGAATAACATCGCCTACGCTCGCAATGAGCAATATACCCGCGAGCAAATCGAAGAAGCTGCCCGCATGGCTTATGCCATGGACTTTATCAATAAGATGGATGATGGTCTTGATACGGTCATTGGCGAAAACGGTGTGCTGCTGTCCGGCGGACAACGCCAACGTATTGCCATCGCGCGTGCACTGCTGCGCAATAGTCCGATCCTGATTCTTGACGAAGCAACGTCTGCGCTTGATACGGAATCTGAACGCGCTATACAAGCAGCGCTGGACGAGTTGCAGAAAAACCGTACGTCTCTGGTGATTGCACACCGCCTCTCAACCATTGAACAGGCGGATGAGATTGTGGTTGTGGAAGATGGGCTGATCGTGGAACGCGGTACCCACCAGGCGCTGCTGGAACATCGCGGTGTCTACGCGCAACTACATAAAATGCAATTTGGCCAATGA
- the kdsB gene encoding 3-deoxy-manno-octulosonate cytidylyltransferase — MSFVVIIPARYASTRLPGKPLLDINGKPMIVHVLERARESGAERIIVATDHEDVARAVEAAGGEVCMTRADHQSGTERLAEVLEKCGFSDDTVIVNVQGDEPMIPAVIIRQVAENLAQRQVGMATLAVPVHGAEDAFNPNVVKVVLDAEGYALYFSRATIPWDRDRFAKSLETVGDNFLRHLGIYGYRAGFIRRYVNWQPSPLENIEMLEQLRVLWYGEKIHVAVAKAVPGTGVDTAEDLERVRAEMR; from the coding sequence ATGAGTTTTGTCGTGATTATTCCTGCGCGCTATGCCTCTACGCGCCTGCCCGGCAAGCCTTTGCTGGATATTAATGGCAAACCGATGATTGTGCATGTCCTGGAGCGCGCGCGCGAATCCGGGGCTGAGCGCATCATCGTAGCGACCGATCACGAAGATGTGGCGCGTGCCGTCGAAGCTGCGGGTGGTGAAGTCTGTATGACGCGTGCCGATCACCAGTCCGGCACTGAGCGTCTGGCAGAAGTGCTGGAAAAGTGCGGCTTTAGCGATGACACGGTGATTGTTAACGTACAGGGCGATGAACCGATGATCCCGGCGGTGATTATCCGCCAGGTCGCGGAAAACCTGGCGCAGCGTCAGGTCGGAATGGCGACACTTGCGGTGCCGGTACATGGTGCTGAAGATGCGTTCAACCCTAACGTGGTGAAGGTCGTACTGGATGCTGAAGGTTATGCGCTCTATTTCTCCAGAGCGACAATTCCTTGGGATCGCGACCGCTTCGCTAAAAGTCTGGAAACTGTAGGAGACAATTTCCTGCGTCATCTGGGTATTTACGGCTATCGCGCTGGCTTTATTCGCCGCTATGTGAACTGGCAGCCAAGCCCGCTGGAAAACATCGAAATGCTGGAGCAACTTCGGGTGCTGTGGTACGGCGAAAAAATCCACGTGGCTGTAGCAAAAGCTGTTCCGGGTACCGGCGTTGATACAGCCGAAGATCTTGAGCGCGTTCGCGCTGAAATGCGTTAA
- the elyC gene encoding envelope biogenesis factor ElyC, with product MLFTLKKVIGGMLLPLPFLLLVIGVGLLLLWFSRFQKTGRVFISLGWLALLLLSVQPVADRLLRPIEDTYPTWQGSQKIEYIVVLGGGYTWNPQWAPGSNLINNSLPRLNEGIRLWRANPGSKLIFTGGKAQTNPVSAAEVGARVAESLGVPRDDIITLDQPKDTEEEAAAVKQAIGQSPFLLVTSASHLPRAMIFFQHAGLNPLPAPANQLAIDSPLNPWERVIPSPFWLMHSDRVGYETLGRTWQWLKGISGEPGEE from the coding sequence ATGCTTTTTACGCTCAAGAAAGTGATTGGCGGTATGCTGCTGCCGCTTCCTTTTCTGTTGCTCGTCATCGGCGTGGGCCTCTTATTGTTGTGGTTCAGCCGCTTTCAGAAAACCGGGCGAGTTTTTATCAGCCTGGGATGGCTGGCCTTGCTGCTACTTAGTGTGCAGCCTGTCGCCGATCGTCTGCTACGTCCCATTGAAGACACTTATCCCACCTGGCAGGGATCGCAGAAAATAGAATACATCGTGGTGCTGGGTGGCGGGTATACCTGGAATCCGCAGTGGGCGCCCGGCTCCAACCTGATTAACAACAGTTTGCCGCGACTTAATGAAGGCATTCGTCTGTGGCGCGCGAATCCGGGGTCGAAACTGATCTTTACCGGTGGCAAAGCCCAGACCAATCCGGTGAGTGCAGCAGAAGTGGGCGCGCGGGTGGCGGAATCACTGGGCGTACCCAGAGACGACATCATTACGCTTGATCAACCCAAAGATACGGAAGAAGAAGCCGCCGCCGTGAAGCAGGCGATCGGACAGTCTCCTTTCCTGTTAGTCACCTCAGCGTCGCATTTACCCAGAGCGATGATTTTCTTTCAGCATGCCGGGCTGAACCCTCTGCCAGCACCGGCGAACCAACTGGCTATCGATTCGCCGTTAAATCCCTGGGAGCGCGTGATCCCGTCCCCTTTCTGGCTAATGCATAGCGATCGCGTAGGTTATGAGACGCTGGGACGCACCTGGCAGTGGCTGAAAGGGATATCAGGCGAGCCAGGGGAGGAGTGA
- a CDS encoding winged helix-turn-helix domain-containing protein: MSLPELSLTNARHLHLAAQGLLNKPRRRAQPADILTTISRMSLLQIDTINIVARSPYLVLFSRLGEYPQQWLDAALARGELMEYWAHEACYLPRSDFSLVRHRMLAPEKMGWKYKAAWMKEHAQEIEQLVQHIQQNGPVRSADFEHPRKGSSGWWEWKPHKQHLEGLFTAGKVMVVERRNFQRVYDLTHRVMPHWDDERDLLSRAEAEITMLDNSARSLGIFREQWLADYYRLKRPELQSWRDIRAEQGHILPVEVEKLGTLWLHVDLLPLLEQALAGKLTATHSAVLSPFDPVVWDRKRAEQLFDFSYRLECYTPAPKRQYGYFVLPLLYRGRLVGRMDAKMHRKNGELEIIALYLQEGVKPGTQIQKGLQQAITDFARWQQATRVTLGYCPDGMFTECRRGWEICAAS; this comes from the coding sequence ATGTCGTTGCCTGAACTCTCCCTGACGAACGCCCGTCACCTTCACCTTGCTGCCCAGGGGTTATTAAATAAACCGCGTCGTCGTGCGCAGCCTGCAGATATCCTTACGACCATCTCCCGCATGTCGCTATTGCAGATCGACACTATCAATATCGTTGCACGTAGTCCTTATCTGGTGCTGTTTAGCCGTCTGGGGGAATATCCTCAACAGTGGTTGGATGCTGCGCTGGCGCGGGGGGAACTGATGGAGTACTGGGCTCACGAAGCCTGTTACTTGCCACGAAGTGACTTTTCGCTGGTTCGCCATCGTATGCTGGCCCCGGAAAAGATGGGCTGGAAATACAAAGCCGCGTGGATGAAAGAGCATGCGCAGGAAATTGAACAGCTTGTGCAGCATATTCAGCAAAACGGCCCAGTACGATCGGCGGATTTCGAACATCCACGTAAGGGAAGTAGCGGCTGGTGGGAGTGGAAGCCACATAAACAGCACCTCGAAGGTTTATTTACCGCCGGGAAAGTGATGGTAGTTGAGCGACGTAATTTCCAGCGCGTCTATGACCTTACGCATCGCGTCATGCCTCACTGGGACGATGAACGCGATCTGCTGTCACGCGCAGAGGCAGAAATCACTATGCTGGATAATAGCGCGCGCAGTTTAGGTATTTTTCGCGAACAGTGGCTGGCCGATTACTACCGCCTGAAGCGTCCTGAATTGCAAAGCTGGCGCGATATTCGCGCAGAGCAAGGACACATCCTGCCCGTTGAGGTTGAGAAGCTCGGTACCCTGTGGCTGCATGTCGACCTGTTGCCACTGCTTGAGCAAGCGCTGGCGGGGAAGCTAACGGCAACCCATAGCGCAGTGCTGTCACCCTTTGACCCGGTAGTCTGGGATCGTAAACGGGCGGAACAACTGTTTGATTTCAGTTACCGACTGGAATGCTACACCCCAGCGCCGAAGCGTCAGTATGGCTATTTTGTCCTGCCGTTGCTGTACCGCGGGCGATTGGTTGGGCGTATGGATGCCAAAATGCACCGTAAAAACGGTGAGTTAGAGATCATTGCGCTGTATCTCCAGGAAGGGGTAAAACCCGGCACCCAGATACAAAAAGGTCTTCAGCAGGCGATCACCGATTTTGCCCGTTGGCAACAGGCAACACGCGTGACGCTGGGATACTGTCCGGATGGGATGTTTACGGAATGTCGCCGGGGTTGGGAAATTTGCGCAGCGTCATAA